The nucleotide sequence CAGCCCGTCACCGCTTGGTGATCTGCATCGAGGACGGCGTACGCGCCGGTGGCGTTGGTTCCCGCATCCGCCAGGAAATGCGTGCAGCCGGCGTGGATACTGCCCTGAACGAGGTCGGCTTGCCGGTGGAGTTCCTGGTGCACGGTTCCCGGAGCCAGGTGCTGGAACGCGTCGGGCTCACCGCGCAAAAGATAACGCACGACGTCGTTGCCCAGGTTTTGGGGACCAAGGTCCCCTTTGCACGCCCCCTCCCGGGTCAGGAGCACCCCACTACAGGCAGCTTGCCCACCCTGTGAGGGACGATCGCGGACCGGGCGCCCTGCAGCCTGGAGACCTTGTTGTGGCGCGGAACAGGAAGTGGGACGGCACCGCCCACTGGGTTGTTCCCGGCCGTTATCTTGGTGAGGACATTTACGGCTGGTGGATATTCCAGGGCGCAGGGGAGTTCTGTTCCCGCCCGGGGGCGGCGTTCTACACCGCTTCTGATGCCATCTTGCTTGTACCCAGGACAGGCGAGTACGTGGCAACGTTCTACGATGACAGCTACCCGGGCGACTTCCGCATTTATGTGGACCTGGCCACCGCCCACGCCTGGACTCCCATCAAAGCCGGTGTGACCGAGTTCCACATGATCGACATGGACCTGGACGTCATCCGTTCCACCACGCACGGGGTGTTTGTTGATGATGAGGACGAGTTCGAGGAACACCGGGCAGCCATGGTCTATCCGGGACAAACAGTGGACGCCATGCGTACCGAATGCGCAGCGCTATACGAAGCAGTGGACACCATGAAACCACCGTTCGACGTTCTGGGGTCCAGCAGTCCCAGCGCCGAGTGGTTCAGGAAAGGACGCGCATGACCGGGATTATCCGGACGTACAAGACAGACGACGAGGGTGTACTGCACTTTCGCGAAGCCTGGTACGACGACGAAGACCAGCAGTTCGTGGTTAACCACGGGGTAGTTGGCCACCAGAGCAAGACCAACGAAACCGGAGTGGATGACGAGTCCGCTGTCGAAGGTTTGATGACCGCCTTTGCCGCCCAGTGCGAGGAAGACGGCTACGCCGAGATTCCCGAGTCCGAGCAGTTCTGGGTGGTGGCGCAGATTGCGCTGAAGACCAAGGACGGCACAGAACGCGACCGCCATCTGGAAAGGAAGGCGAAAGCGGCCCTTACCGGCGAACTGGCGTGGCGTGGACTGGGGATCGTGGACCGCTCTGAGATCGGCAACGGCCACCTCAACATTTTTTGCCTGTGCCCGGATGTCAACAAAGCCGTCAACGCCGTCAAGATCTGTGTCCGCGGCGAAGACCTGGACTTCACGAAGCTCACCGTGGCTGCCGCGCCCCATGGAGATCCCGCAGCGTTCAAGGTGAAGCACTCGCCGAAGCAAGGTATGGGCTTTAGTCTCTAAGTAGCACCCAATGCACGAGGAGGGAACCCCATGTCGTCCAAGAGCAACTGGCCCGGACATACACCTTTGCCCAAGGGCCTGGCAGCACCGGCCAAGCGCGCACTGGCCCATCAGGGCATAGAAACATTGGAGCAGCTGGCCGAGTACGGTGAGGGCCAGGTTTCCAAGCTCCACGGCATGGGTCCAGTGGCCATCGCCCAGCTTGAGGATGCCATGGAGGAATCGGGAATCACCTACGGTACTGCCGGCGGCTAGGGTTTTGTTGCCCGGGGTGACTATCTTCCCGTGGGAGCGGGATAGGGTGAATTCATGACTGAATACCGACGCCTTGGCCATTCCGGACTGACCGTCTCAGCTGTAGGGCTGGGCTGCAACAACCTGGGGCGTGCCAATACGCCCACGGAGTCCCAGGAAGGCACTGACGCAGTTGTCCACGCCGCCGTTGAAGCAGGGGTGACGTTCTTCGACGTCGCCGATGTCTACGGACGCGAGCCGGGGCTCAGCGAAACCATGCTGGGAAAGGCTCTGAAGGGCCGCCGGGACGATGTCGTGATCGGCACTAAGTTCGGCATGGACATGCGCGGGGTGAACGGCAATGACTTCGATGCCCGTGGTTCGCGGCGGTACATCGTCAAGGCCGTCGAAGCCTCCCTGCGCCGGCTGGACACTGACTGGATCGACCTTTACCAGTTCCACACGCCGGATCCCCGGACGCCGATTGAGGAAACCCTGGCTGCCCTGGATGACCTGGTCTCCAGCGGCAAAGTTCGTTACATCGGGCATTCCAACTTTGCCGGCTGGCAAATAGCGCAGGCCGAGTATGTGGGACGCGAATCAGGTGGTGTCCGCTTCATTTCCACGCAGAACCACTACAACCTGCTGGACCGCCGCGCCGAGCTCGAGGTCCTGCCCGCGGCACAGGCGTTCTCCCTGGGCGTGTTGCCGTACTTCCCCCTCGCCAACGGGCTGCTCACGGGAAAGTATTCGGCGGGCAAGGCGCCGGAGGGCTCCAGGCTGAGCCATACGCGGACCAACCTGGTGCACGACGCCGACTGGGAGCAGCTGGGCCGCTTCGGCCAGTTCGCCAAGGAGCGCGGCATCAGCGAGTTGCAGTTGGCTTTCTCCTGGCTCGCTGCCCAACCCGGAGTCAGCAGCGTTATCGCCGGTGCGACGCGGCCCGAACAGGTCCGCGAGAATGCTGAAGCGGTCTGCTGGGTACCAACCCAGGAAGACCGTGACGAGCTGGACGACATCTTCCCGAAGTCGCCCAAGGTGGCGCTCTTCTGATCCGATACAGAACTGGCCGGCCCCGGAGCAACTGCTCCGGGGCCGGCCTGTTCTACTGTTTGGCCTGTTCCACTCTTTGGATTAGGCCGGTGCGGAAGCTACGCCAGGCGCCAGGAAGCGCTTGCCGTTGACCCGCTCGGAGGCACCCACCCGGTCCAGGTAAGGGGTGATGCCGCCCAGGAACATTGGCCATCCCGCACCCATGATGACGCACAGGTCGATGTCCTCGGGGCCGGCCACGACGCCCTCTTCGAGCATGAGCCCGATTTCTTCGGCCAGGGCATCCTGAGTGCGGCGAAGCACTTCTTCCCCGGTGGAGGGGGTGTTGCCGAACGACATGATGGCCAGCGTCTCAGCGGGAATGACCGGTTTCCCATCGGATCCCGGGACCCACAAGGACTTCACGCCGTTGTCGATCAGTTTTTGCAGGTTCTGCGAAACCGGGAAGCGGTCCCCGAATGCCGTGTGCAAGGATTCCTGGACGTGCTGGGCCACCGGAAGCCCCACCATGGCGCTGAGGGTGAACGGGGACATGGGCAAGCCCATCGGACGCAGTGCGGTATCGGCAACCTCTGCCGGGGTTCCCTCGTCGAACGCTGCGATGACCTCGCCCATGAGGCGAAGCAGGATACGGTTCACAACAAAGGCGGCCGCGTCCTTGACCAGCACTGCGGTCTTCTTTAGTCCCTTAGCCAGTTCGAAGGCTGTAGCGAGGACAGGGTCGTCGGTCTTCGGTGCCTTCACGATCTCAAGAAGGGGCATGACGGCCACCGGGTTGAAGAAGTGGAAGCCGACCAGGCGCTCCGGATGCTTCAGGTCTTCGGCCATGGCGGTCACGGACAGCGACGACGTATTGGTGGCCAAAATGCACTCCGGGGAGACAATTTCTTCCACCTCTGCGAAGACCTGCTTCTTGATATGCAGTTCTTCGAAGACGGCTTCAATCACGAAATCGGCGTCGGCAAAGGCTTCCTTGGAGACGGAGCCTGTGACCAGGGCCTTGGTCCTGTTCGCGGCGTCAGGCTTGATCCGCTTCTTCGCCAGCATTTTGTCCACCTCGGAGTGGACGTACGCTACTCCCTTGTCCACGCGCGCCTGGTCGATGTCCGTCATGACCACGGGGACCTTCAGCTGCCGCGCGAACAGCAATGCCAACTGGCTGGCCATGAGGCCCGCACCCACGACGCCGATCTTGGTGACAGGACGTGCCAACTTGCGGTCCGGGGCTCCGGCCGGGCGCTTGGAACGCTTCTGCACCAGGTCCAGGAAGGCGTACACGGTGGAACGGAACTCATCGGTCTGCATGAGGCCGGCGAGGGTTTCGCATTCGAGCTCTGCCGACTCCTGCTGCGTCATGGTCCTGTTGGCTTCCATGACGTCCAGTACCTTGGCCGGTGCAGGCGAGGCGTTGGAGGTTTTGGCCTCATCGAAGGCACGTCCTGCCGCGACCGCAGCGGCCCAGCGGGCGGCCACCGCATCATCGCTTGCCTCAACGGCGTTCTTGCGCTCCGGCACCTCTTCACCTGAGATGACGCGTGCAGCCCAGGCCAGGGACTGTTCCACGAAGTCGGCGGGCTCAAAGATGGCGTCGGCTATCCCCAGCTCGTAGGCCTGAGGCCCGGTGAGCGTCCTGTTGTTGCTCAGCGGGTTCTCGATCATCACCTTGACCGCATTCTCCGGCCCGATCAGGCGCGGGAGGATGTAGACGCCGCCCCATCCCGGGACCAGGCCGATGAAGGCTTCCGGAAGCGCCAGCGCGCCGGCACCCGTGGAGACGGTTCTGTACGTGGACTGGAGGGCGATCTCCAGGCCACCGCCGAGGGCCAGGCCGTTGATGAACGCGAAACTCGGGACGCCGAGATCGGCCAAGGTTGCGTAGACGGCGTGCCCGAGCTGGGCCATCCAGAGACCGTGTTCGCGCTCCTTGAGGGTTTTCACGGCCGAGAGGTCGGCGCCGGCAACCAGGAAATACGGCTTGCCTGTGACACCGACCCCCACGATTTCGCCCCGCGAGGCCCGTTCTTTGAGACCGTCAAGGACGCTGCCGAGCTCTACCAGCGTGTTGGGGCCGAGGGTGGTGGGCTTGGAGTGGTCCAGGCCGTTGTCCAGGGTGATGAGGGCGAAGGTGCCCACCCCGCCCGGGAGCTGGATGTCCTGGACATAGGAGTGTGTGACGACCTCGTCGGGAAACAGTGCGGCGAGCTTCTGGAATTCTGCGGCGCTCATGCGGCGGCTCCTTCAGTGGGGGCGGTGGTTGCGGTCGTGACCGGCTCAGGGGTGGACGATGCGTAGTCGGCGTGGTGGGGGTTCTCCCAGATCACCGTTGCGCCCATTCCCAGGCCGATGCACATGGTGGTGATGCCGTAGCGGACGGACGGGTCCTCTTCGAACTGGCGCGCGAGCTGGTTCATCAGCCTGACGCCTGAGGAAGCCAGCGGATGTCCGACGGCGATCGCCCCGCCATAGCGGTTGACGCGCGGGTCGTCATCGGCAATCCCGAAGTGGTCCAGGAAGCTCAGTACCTGGACGGCGAATGCCTCGTTGATTTCGAACAGGCCGATGTCCTCGATGCCCAGCCCGGCGTTCTTCAGTGCCTTCTCGGTGGCTGGGACAGGGCCGATGCCCATGACTTCGGGCTCGACGCCGGCGAAAGCGTAGGATACGAGGCGCATTTTGACGGAAAGCCCGAGTTCCTCGGCGGCTTCCGCTGAGGCCAGGACGGCGGCCGTGGCCCCGTCGTTCAACCCTGCGGCATTTCCCGCAGTGACGCGGCCGTGTGCGCGGAACGGAGTGCGCAGTTCAGCCAGGTCCTCAACGGTGGTGCCTGGACGCGGCGGTTCGTCCGTGGTGTGCAGCGCCCATCCCTGACCGGGTTTCATGGTGGCGACGGGCACGAGGTCTTGCTGGATCTGTTCGTTGCTGTAGGCGGCGGCCAGCTTGGCCTGCGAGGCTGCTGCGTAAGCGTCCGTCCGGTCCTTGGTGATCGCCGGGAAGCGGTCGTGCAGGTTTTCGGCGGTGTTGCCCATGTTCAAGGCTGCAGGGTCAACCAGTCGCTCGGACATGAAACGCGGGTTGGGATCAGCTCCCGCGCCCATGGGGTGGTTGCCCATGTGTTCCACGCCGCCTGCGATGACGACGTCGTAGGCGCCGAAGCCGATGCCGCTCGCCGTCGTCGTTACCGCGGTCATGGCACCTGCGCACATGCGGTCGATGGCGAAGCCTGGAACGGAACGGGGGAGGCCGGCCAGGAGGGCCGCCGTGCGGCCGATGGTCAGGCCTTGATCTCCGGTCTGGGTGGTGGCGGCGATGGCTACTTCGTCGACGCGCTCCGCGGGAAGCGAGGGGTTTCGCCTCATGAGTTCGCGGATGCATTTCACTACCAGGTCATCGGCGCGGGTCCCGGCGTAGATACCCTTTTCGCCGGCTTTGCCAAAGGGCGTGCGGACACCGTCCACGAAGACGACGTCCCGGACGTTGCGCTGGGCAGTGCGTGATGGACTCATGTATTTACTCCTCGTTGAGACATGGCACCGTGTCCCGCGGGGCGGGGTCCGGTTGGCATTACTGCAATGTTACTCATGGGTAACTTAGCGTGCAAGGCCATGGGCTTCTGCCCGCCGCATCCGGCACGCAAATGGCCCGCCGCCACGAACGTACGTTCGGGCAACGGGCCATTGCGACGGCGGTGACCACTAGGAGTCCTTGGACTGCTGTGCTTCGTTGGCCTTGGATTCCTTGGTTGGCAGCGGGCTCGGGTTTAAGCAGGCCTCGGTCAGGATGGGGGCGGCGATGGCGATTTGCCACTCCCTTGCGCCAAGCGTCCGAAGTTCCTGCGAAACGGTCTCCAGCGATACATCCGTTGGTGGCCGCCAGGCTATGCGCCTGAGGTAGTCCGGAGTCAGCAGGTTCTCCACGGGCAAGTTGAGTTCGTCAGCCTTGGCTTGGAGGGCCGGCCTTGCCGTGGCCAGCCGCGCTGCTGCCTCCGGGTCCCGGTCTGCCCAGACCCGGGGAGGCGGCGGGGCATTTGTGGGCAGATGCAGCGGAGGAAGGTCCGTCATGGATCTGGCGTTCGTGATGCAGCGCAGCCATCGGGGAGCTTCCCGTTGCGCTGACCTGCCGTGGAACCCCTTTGTGGCCAGAAGCTGGGGGACTGTGGTTGGCATGGCCTTGGCGGCGGCCACCAGGGCTGAATCAGGGATGAGCCGGCCAGGTGCGACGTCGCGCTTGCGGGCCAGCTGGTCGCGTTCCTGCCACAGTTCCCGGACGGCTGCCAGCTGGCGGCGGTCACGGATCTGATGGAGACCGGAGGTCTTACGCCATGGTTCGACCCTGGGTGCCGGGACACCTGCGGCGAGGATGCCGGCGAATTCCTGTTCGGCGTACTCCAGCTTGCCGTCGGCCTCCAGGAGTTCAATAAGTTCTTCGCGCAGCTCGGCGAGGACTTCGACGTCGAGCGCTGCGTACCGCAACCAGGGTTCGGGCAGTGGCCGAGTCGACCAGTCAGCGGCAGAGTGTTCTTTGGCGAGACCGAAACCGAGAAGTTGTTCGATAACAGCCGCCAGGCCGACGCGGGGGAGCCCTGCGAGCCGCGCCGCGAGTTCAGTATCGAACAGCTTGTCCGGCCACATGCCGAGCTCGGACAGGCAAGGCAGGTCCTGGGTGGCGGCGTGAAGGATCCATTCCACCCCGCGCAGGGCGTCGTTGACGATGTCCAGGTTGTCGAACGGTTCGGGGTCGATGAGCCAGGTCCCGGCTCCTTCGCGACGGATCTGCACCAGGAAGGCTCGCTGGCCGTAGCGGAACCCGGAAGCCCGCTCGGCATCGACGCCGGCAGGTCCGGTGCCGGCTGCTATTGCGGCTGCGCATCGTTCAAGTCCGGCAGGTGTGTCGATGACCAGGGGTACGCCCTCGCGTGGGGTGTCGAGATCAATGACTTCAGGGACGTGGCTGTCAAAGCCGTCAACCTTGATGTGGGTGGTGGGATCAGCAACCGGATCGCCGGCTGTGGTGTTTTCCAGGTTTTCAGGGGTCATGGTGGCTTAAGCTTACCGATTTGTCGCGTATCGGGGCGCTTTTGCCTTCGCCAGCGCAGCGGTCACGGCGCGGGTGGCCGTCAATTGCGCCTCCTGTTGGCCAGGCCGGTGACCCCGGGTGGCAGTGGAGGCAGTCCGGCGAAAGTGCACACCATGTCGGACCAGGCTTCCAGATGCGATTGGACATCCGCGCCGTCAGGCGTCCAGGAGGCCCGGAGTTCTATGTCGATGGTGTCGGGCCGCTCAGCCAGGGTGCCGAAGCTTTCGGAAAGGATCCGGGTAGCAGTGCCGCCGGCAGCCCGGTAAGGGGCTGAACGGTGTTCCAGGGCTTCGACGAGCCACGTCCAGGCCACGGAACCGAGCATGGAGTCGTTGCCCATTTCCGCATCCATTTGGGCCCGGATATACGTGACGATCCTGAATTCGCCCTCCCACACGGCCGATCCGTCCGGATCGTAGAGCAGGATGAAGCGGCCTGTGGCCAGTTCGTCCTCGTCTTCGCTGGAGGGGCTTCCGGCCTGGCTCTTGGCAAAGGCCTTGGCTGCCGGTCCATGCACGGGAACCTGGCGGGTGGCGGCGGTGGGGCTGAAGACTTCAGCGCCCAAGGCCACTGCATAAGGGGCCAAACGTGCGGGGGCGGGGATCTCATCAAGCCGCAACTCGCTGCGGCACTGGGCTTTTCGTAGCGTTCCCAAGGCGAAGAGAAAGTCCTGGGGAACTTGTGCGAGGGCGTTCACACTCGCAGATTATGCGTCCGGGGCGGCGAACCTGTGCAGGCTCGCCGCCCCGGACGGCAGGCGTATCAGCGTTACGCCAGTTCCTGCTTGATCGCCGCAACGAAGGTGTCGATGTCTTCTTCGGTGGTGTCGAACGAGCACATCCAGCGGACCTCGCGCCGGGCGGCATCCCAATCGTAGAACGCGAAGGACTTCCGCAGGCGGTCGGCAGCGCCTTCCGGGAGGATGGCGAAGACGCCGTTGGACTGCGTCGCCTGGGTGGGCTCGACGCCGTCGATCCCTTCAACGGCACTCCGCAGGCGGGTGGCCATGGCGTTGGCGTGAGCGGCGGACCGCAGCCACAGCCCGTCCTCCAGGAGTGCGATGAACTGGGCGGAGATGAAGCGCATCTTGGAAGCCAGCTGCATGTTCATCTTCCGCAGGAACTTCAGGCCGTCGGCGGCTTCAGGGTTGAGGGCCACCACCACTTCGCCGAAGAGCAGACCGTTCTTGGTCCCTCCGAATGAGAGGATGTCCACGCCGGCGTCGCGGGTAAATGCACGCAAGGGAACGTCCAGGTGGGCAGCGGCGTTTGCCAGCCGCGCGCCGTCCATGTGCAGCTTCATGCCCTTGGAGTGGGCGTGGTCGGCAATGGCGCGAACTTCTTCCGGCGTGTAGCAGGTGCCGAGTTCCGTTGTCTGCGTGATGGAAACAACCAGGGGTTGTGCACGGTGCTCGTCGCCCCAGCCCCAGGCTTCACGATCGATGAGCTCCGGGGTGAGTTTTCCGTCCTCAGTGGGGACCTGCAGGAGCTTGATCCCGCCGATACGTTCCGGGGCCCCGTTCTCGTCCATGTTGATGTGTGCGGTGGAGGCGCAGATAACGGCCCCCCAGCGCGGCAGCAGCGACTGCAGCGACAGGACATTGGCGCCGGTGCCGTTGAAAACCGGGAAGGTCTCGATGCCTTCGCCGAACTGCTGCTCCAGGACGGCCTGCAGCCGGGCCGTGTATACGTCCTCGCCATAGGAAACCTGGTGTCCACCGTTGGCGGCCGCCAAGGCCGCAAGGATCTCCGGGTGCACGCCTGAGTAGTTGTCGGAAGCAAAACCCCTGACCGTGGGGTCGTGCAGCCGGCTGCCCTCGGAAATGTGGCCCGTGCTGGGCATTGCCTCTGTTGTGCTCGTCACTTGTTCATTCACGCTTTCAAGTCTATTTGGCCAGCAGGATCCGCTGGCCGTTCAGGATGGAGGCAGGTTGATCGAAAAGGCCGACGGCGGCAGCGGCCAGTTCTTCGACGTCGGTATGTCCGGGGAACCGCCGTTCGGGATGTGCGCGCCTCATGGTTTCGTCCACGAGCGCCTTGACCACGAACACCACGGCGGCACTGTGCTGTCCGCTGGCGTCTGTGTCGACGGACTGGGCGCGCTGGAAGCCATCAGCCACCGCAAGTGTCCAAGCTTCTGCAGCGGCCTTCGCAGCAGCGTAACTGGCTGCGGCCGCGGTTGGGCTGGATACCGCGGTTGACGACACCATGGCGAACCGGCCATGCGGCGACGCTTCGAGTTGGCTGTAGAACACCCTGGTCACATTCCGCAGCGTGGTAACCGCGCTGTGTTCCAGCGCCTCCCAATCAGCATCCGTCTGGTCTTCGATGCCCTTGGCCCCGCGCCAACCACCGACGAGGTGGATTACTCCGTCGACGCCCCCAAAGCCGCTGTCCGCGATCATCGAAGCCAGCCCACGAACGGATTCCAGGTCGCCGAGATCGCACACGAGGGGAGTCACAGCGTCGCCGGCCTCCCGCGCGGCCGCCTCGATCCGGGTCTGGTCCGAACCAACAGTCAGGACCCGGTGGCCGGCAGTGGACAAGGCCCGGGCGGCAGCGACGCCCGAAGCGCCGCTGCCGCCCGTTACCAAAACTGTCAGTGGGGACATCAGGCCGCCGTGGCGCCCGTGATGCCGGTGGTGGATTCGATGACGGGGCGCATCTTCTTCTCCAAGGCTTCGTAGAACATGGACAGGGGGAACTCATCGTCCAGGACCTGGTCGGTTAGCCCGCGGGGGGCGCCGTCCAAGGGCAGGGCGTCCGGGCCCTTTGCCCAGACCGAAGCCGGGTGCGGGGTGACGGTGCTTGAGATCAGCTCATAGGCGGCCAGCCAGTGGGCAGCCTTGGGACGATCAATGGAACGCCAGTATAGTTCCTCGATTTTGGCGCCGAGTTCAACGACGACAGCCGCTGCGTCATCCCAGTCGATGGAGAGCTTGCTGTCGGTCCAGTGGAGTACGTGGTGCTGGTGCATCCAGGCGAACAGGAGCTGCCCGCCCAGGCCGTCGTAGTTGCGGACGCGGTTGCCGGTGATGGCGAAGCGGAAGATCCGGTCGAAGATGACTGCGTACTGGACAAGCTTTGCGTGCTTGCGGGCATCGGGGTCGGCGTTCTCGTCCTTTTCGATCAGGACGGATTCGCGGAAGGCGGTCAGGTCGCAGCGCAGTTCTTCAAGGGAGTAGAGGAAGAAGGGCATCCGCTGCTTGATCATGAACGGATCAAACGGAAGGTCGCCGCGCATGTGGGTGCGGTCGTGGATCAGGTCCCACATGACGAACGTTCGCTGGGTGAGCTCCTGGTCCTCGATCAGCTGGGCAGCGTCCTCGGGCAGTTCCAGAGAGGTTGTTTCCGCGGCAGCCTTGAGCACCCGGCGGAAGCGGGCGGCCTCGCGGTCGGCGAAGATGGCTCCCCACGTGAACGTGGGTGTCTCGCGCACCGCCACGGTCTCCGGGAAGAGCACTGCGGAGTTGGTGTCATAGCCGGGCGTGAAGTCAACGAACCGGATGGGGACGAAGAGCTTGTTGGAGTACTCCCCGGCCTCCAGGCCGTCAATGAATTCCGGCCAGATGACCTCGATCAGTACAGCTTCGACCAAGCGGTTGGTGCTGCCATTCTGCGTGTACATGGGGAAGACCACCAGATGCTGGAGGCCGTCGATGCGCTGTTTCTGTGGTTGGAAAGCCTGGAGGGAATCCAGGAAGTCCGGGACGCCGAAGCCTTTGCCGGCCCAACGCTTGAAGTCCTCCACGAGCAGCGCCAGGTACTGGGCGTCGTGATCGAAGCTGGGGGCGAGGGCCGTGATGGACTTGGTGATGGTGGCTACGAGCCTTGCCGCCTCATCGTGGGCAGAGGGATCGGCGATGGATCCGTCCTGCTCCTGGTACCCCTGGAGGGACGTGGCAGCGGCTTTGAGGGCTACCCATTCAGCGTTGTCGGCGGTGACACGCGGGAGGGTGGCGATAGCGGTGGTGGTCATGGTGCTCGGCCCTTTCCGAAGTTGTTATTGCTTCTGGGCCGAGCGTAGCAAGCGAATAGCATCGCTAATTCAAGAATGGACTGAGCATAAGAAACTCTTGCTCATAGCCCCCGAACTTGGACCTTTAGATCCAGTTCGGGGGACACAGAGCCGCCTACCGCTCTTCCGGGTCGACCAGACGGAGCGATATGGAGTTGATGCAGAACCGCTGGTCCGTCGGCGTGCCATAACCTTCGCCCTCGAAAACGTGTCCCAGGTGCGAATCACAGTTGGCACACCGTACTTCCACCCGGTCCATGCCCATGGTGCGGTCGTGCAGGTACCTGACAGTACCTTCGGCCAACGGCGCCCAGAAGGACGGCCACCCGCAGTGCGAGTCAAACTTCTCCTTGCTGGTGAACAACTCGCTGCCGCAGGCCCGGCACTGGTAGACACCCTCGGTGTGCGTGTCCCAGTACTCGCCCGTATAAGGGCGCTCAGTGCCGGCCTGGCGCAGCACGCGGTATTCCTCAGGGGTCAACTCCTCGCGCCACTGGGCATCGCTCTTCTCCAGTGGCACTGAAGGTGTCTTGCTGATGTTTTCAGGAGTGTTCATGTCTTATGCAACGCTCACGAGTCGCCGATAAATCCCGAACCCGCGTACAAGTGGAGCACCGGAAGCCCCAACTGGTCCTGGGCCTTGTTGGCCCAATCCGTGTGGAGCGTGTCAGAGATGGCATGGGGCCGGGTAATGACCACTGCCTGCGCCGCATCCACCTCCCGGACCTTGGCCACCAAGCCGTCGACAGCACCGCCGTCGACGATTTCGCCGGTAACACCGCCACCCAGGCCTTCCAGCGCTGCCAGGGAAGTCGACAACGTCACCGCGGCTTCCGCACGCTCAGCCGCTGGATCCGGTGACTGGGCAGTAAGTTCCCGGAACGCCTTCGCCACATCAAGCAACGAAAGGTTCTCGAGGAAATCCACCAAAAGGTGGCGCTCAGTATTGGCAGGCACCAGCACTACCAACGGCGCGTCCCCGCCGTCGATCAGTTTGGCGATGTTCACGCGGTCGTCGGGGCCAAGGGGCTCTTCAGTCAGGATGACTATGGGATCACTCATGGCTACAGCGTAGTCCCGGGGAACGGCGTCCGCAGGGTTTCCGCGCCCGATTCGGCCCAACCTTCGCCGCGCGGGCCCAGCCTGCACCAGCCCACGCCGACTCACGGCAAAATGGAACCATGGCATCAATGACAACGCCAGCGAGCGACGCTGCTGAGAAAAAACTGTCCCCCCGCACCAAGTGGGCCATTGGAGGTTTTCTTGCCGGCGCCACCATCGCGGGACTTGTCGGCGCCGGTTCCTCTGCGCTCGCCGTCTACTTTGCCCGCCGGGTCATCACGCCCGCCGCACGGCACGAGGACCAGGAAGTCCTGGCCGTCATCCGGGGAGACAACGGCCTGCAGGTCATCCTGGCTGCCACGCCCGACTCGACCATCGACGGCGTCTTCAGCCTGTTCTTCTCAGGTGGAAAGGGACACGCCAGGATAGGCCGGATCGTCTCCTACCTGCCCGCCGAACAGACCGTCCTCCGGGAAGTCGAGGAGGTCTACAGCGGCGATCTTTCGGAAGCACGCCGGGCGTGGTGGAGCGGCGCTACCTA is from Paenarthrobacter nicotinovorans and encodes:
- a CDS encoding DUF402 domain-containing protein yields the protein MRDDRGPGALQPGDLVVARNRKWDGTAHWVVPGRYLGEDIYGWWIFQGAGEFCSRPGAAFYTASDAILLVPRTGEYVATFYDDSYPGDFRIYVDLATAHAWTPIKAGVTEFHMIDMDLDVIRSTTHGVFVDDEDEFEEHRAAMVYPGQTVDAMRTECAALYEAVDTMKPPFDVLGSSSPSAEWFRKGRA
- a CDS encoding helix-hairpin-helix domain-containing protein — encoded protein: MSSKSNWPGHTPLPKGLAAPAKRALAHQGIETLEQLAEYGEGQVSKLHGMGPVAIAQLEDAMEESGITYGTAGG
- a CDS encoding aldo/keto reductase, with translation MTEYRRLGHSGLTVSAVGLGCNNLGRANTPTESQEGTDAVVHAAVEAGVTFFDVADVYGREPGLSETMLGKALKGRRDDVVIGTKFGMDMRGVNGNDFDARGSRRYIVKAVEASLRRLDTDWIDLYQFHTPDPRTPIEETLAALDDLVSSGKVRYIGHSNFAGWQIAQAEYVGRESGGVRFISTQNHYNLLDRRAELEVLPAAQAFSLGVLPYFPLANGLLTGKYSAGKAPEGSRLSHTRTNLVHDADWEQLGRFGQFAKERGISELQLAFSWLAAQPGVSSVIAGATRPEQVRENAEAVCWVPTQEDRDELDDIFPKSPKVALF
- a CDS encoding 3-hydroxyacyl-CoA dehydrogenase NAD-binding domain-containing protein — translated: MSAAEFQKLAALFPDEVVTHSYVQDIQLPGGVGTFALITLDNGLDHSKPTTLGPNTLVELGSVLDGLKERASRGEIVGVGVTGKPYFLVAGADLSAVKTLKEREHGLWMAQLGHAVYATLADLGVPSFAFINGLALGGGLEIALQSTYRTVSTGAGALALPEAFIGLVPGWGGVYILPRLIGPENAVKVMIENPLSNNRTLTGPQAYELGIADAIFEPADFVEQSLAWAARVISGEEVPERKNAVEASDDAVAARWAAAVAAGRAFDEAKTSNASPAPAKVLDVMEANRTMTQQESAELECETLAGLMQTDEFRSTVYAFLDLVQKRSKRPAGAPDRKLARPVTKIGVVGAGLMASQLALLFARQLKVPVVMTDIDQARVDKGVAYVHSEVDKMLAKKRIKPDAANRTKALVTGSVSKEAFADADFVIEAVFEELHIKKQVFAEVEEIVSPECILATNTSSLSVTAMAEDLKHPERLVGFHFFNPVAVMPLLEIVKAPKTDDPVLATAFELAKGLKKTAVLVKDAAAFVVNRILLRLMGEVIAAFDEGTPAEVADTALRPMGLPMSPFTLSAMVGLPVAQHVQESLHTAFGDRFPVSQNLQKLIDNGVKSLWVPGSDGKPVIPAETLAIMSFGNTPSTGEEVLRRTQDALAEEIGLMLEEGVVAGPEDIDLCVIMGAGWPMFLGGITPYLDRVGASERVNGKRFLAPGVASAPA
- a CDS encoding thiolase family protein, with the protein product MSPSRTAQRNVRDVVFVDGVRTPFGKAGEKGIYAGTRADDLVVKCIRELMRRNPSLPAERVDEVAIAATTQTGDQGLTIGRTAALLAGLPRSVPGFAIDRMCAGAMTAVTTTASGIGFGAYDVVIAGGVEHMGNHPMGAGADPNPRFMSERLVDPAALNMGNTAENLHDRFPAITKDRTDAYAAASQAKLAAAYSNEQIQQDLVPVATMKPGQGWALHTTDEPPRPGTTVEDLAELRTPFRAHGRVTAGNAAGLNDGATAAVLASAEAAEELGLSVKMRLVSYAFAGVEPEVMGIGPVPATEKALKNAGLGIEDIGLFEINEAFAVQVLSFLDHFGIADDDPRVNRYGGAIAVGHPLASSGVRLMNQLARQFEEDPSVRYGITTMCIGLGMGATVIWENPHHADYASSTPEPVTTATTAPTEGAAA
- a CDS encoding HRDC domain-containing protein; its protein translation is MTPENLENTTAGDPVADPTTHIKVDGFDSHVPEVIDLDTPREGVPLVIDTPAGLERCAAAIAAGTGPAGVDAERASGFRYGQRAFLVQIRREGAGTWLIDPEPFDNLDIVNDALRGVEWILHAATQDLPCLSELGMWPDKLFDTELAARLAGLPRVGLAAVIEQLLGFGLAKEHSAADWSTRPLPEPWLRYAALDVEVLAELREELIELLEADGKLEYAEQEFAGILAAGVPAPRVEPWRKTSGLHQIRDRRQLAAVRELWQERDQLARKRDVAPGRLIPDSALVAAAKAMPTTVPQLLATKGFHGRSAQREAPRWLRCITNARSMTDLPPLHLPTNAPPPPRVWADRDPEAAARLATARPALQAKADELNLPVENLLTPDYLRRIAWRPPTDVSLETVSQELRTLGAREWQIAIAAPILTEACLNPSPLPTKESKANEAQQSKDS